From Hippea alviniae EP5-r, one genomic window encodes:
- the msrA gene encoding peptide-methionine (S)-S-oxide reductase MsrA, which translates to MRVSTAIFAGGCFWCLQKVFDQTDGVIRTTVGYTGGRLKNPTYEKVSAGIGGHYEAVKVEYNTEKISYEELVKVFFKNIDPTNPYGQFCDIGKQYETAIFYSNDTEKKIAEKLKEKLEKANITVNTKILPVSEFYEAEEYHQKYYLKYPKEYNYYYEHSQRASATEMFKRIEKILAKEP; encoded by the coding sequence AGTATTTGACCAAACAGATGGTGTTATAAGAACAACAGTTGGATACACAGGTGGAAGATTGAAAAATCCAACCTATGAGAAGGTTTCAGCAGGCATAGGCGGACACTATGAAGCTGTAAAGGTTGAGTATAATACAGAGAAAATATCATACGAAGAGTTAGTTAAAGTATTCTTTAAAAACATAGACCCAACAAACCCTTACGGGCAGTTCTGCGACATAGGTAAACAGTATGAGACTGCCATATTTTACTCTAACGACACAGAAAAGAAAATAGCAGAAAAATTAAAAGAAAAACTCGAAAAAGCCAATATAACCGTAAACACAAAAATACTGCCTGTTTCTGAGTTTTATGAAGCCGAAGAGTATCACCAGAAGTATTACCTAAAATATCCAAAGGAATACAATTACTATTATGAGCATTCTCAAAGGGCATCAGCAACGGAAATGTTTAAAAGAATAGAGAAAATACTTGCAAAGGAGCCCTAA